A window of Pseudomonas mucidolens contains these coding sequences:
- the lgt gene encoding prolipoprotein diacylglyceryl transferase: protein MLAYPQIDPVALAIGPLKIHWYGLMYLIGIGGAWLLASRRLNRFDPTWTKEKLSDMVFWLSMGVIIGGRLGYVLFYDLSAYLANPTLIFEVWKGGMAFHGGFIGVMIAAWWFARRNGKSFFQLMDFVAPLVPIGLGAGRIGNFINAELWGKPTDVPWAMVFPPFSDPAQLPRHPSQLYQFALEGVALFLILYIFSRKPRPTMAVSGMFALFYGIFRFIVEFVRVPDAQLGYLAFGWVTMGQILSIPMILAGLGLLWWAYNRPQAIKNSTL, encoded by the coding sequence ATGCTGGCTTACCCGCAGATCGATCCGGTGGCCCTGGCCATCGGTCCGCTGAAAATCCATTGGTACGGGTTGATGTACCTGATCGGCATTGGCGGCGCCTGGCTGCTGGCTTCCCGGCGCTTGAACCGTTTCGACCCGACCTGGACCAAGGAAAAACTCTCCGACATGGTGTTCTGGCTGTCGATGGGGGTGATCATCGGCGGGCGTCTGGGGTACGTGCTGTTCTACGACTTGAGCGCCTACCTGGCCAACCCGACCCTGATCTTCGAGGTCTGGAAAGGCGGGATGGCCTTCCACGGCGGTTTTATCGGCGTGATGATCGCGGCCTGGTGGTTTGCCCGCCGCAACGGCAAGTCATTCTTCCAACTGATGGATTTCGTCGCACCGCTGGTGCCGATTGGCCTGGGCGCCGGGCGCATCGGTAACTTCATCAATGCCGAATTGTGGGGCAAACCGACCGACGTGCCGTGGGCCATGGTGTTCCCGCCGTTCAGCGATCCGGCGCAACTGCCGCGCCATCCGTCGCAGCTCTACCAGTTCGCGTTGGAAGGGGTGGCGCTGTTCTTGATCCTCTATATTTTCTCGCGCAAGCCAAGGCCCACCATGGCGGTTTCGGGGATGTTCGCGCTGTTCTACGGAATCTTCCGTTTTATCGTCGAGTTCGTGCGGGTGCCGGACGCCCAGTTGGGCTACCTGGCGTTCGGCTGGGTGACCATGGGTCAGATTCTCAGTATTCCGATGATTCTCGCGGGGCTGGGCTTGCTGTGGTGGGCTTACAATCGCCCACAGGCGATCAAGAACAGCACGCTTTAA
- a CDS encoding thymidylate synthase codes for MKQYLELLSDVVTNGLAKGDRTGTGTKAVFARQFRHNLADGFPLLTTKKLHFKSIANELIWMLSGNTNIKWLNENGVRIWDEWATEEGDLGPVYGEQWTAWPTKDGGKINQIDYMVETLKTNPNSRRILFHGWNVEYLPDETKSPQDNARNGKQALPPCHLLYQAFVHDGHLSMQLYIRSSDVFLGLPYNTAALALLTHMLAQQCDLIPHEIIVTTGDTHAYSNHMEQIQTQLARTPKKLPSLVIKRKPESIYDYRFEDFEIVGYDADPSIKADVAI; via the coding sequence ATGAAGCAATATCTCGAACTATTGAGCGACGTCGTAACCAATGGCCTGGCCAAGGGTGATCGCACCGGCACCGGTACCAAAGCGGTGTTTGCCCGTCAGTTCCGGCATAACCTGGCCGACGGCTTCCCACTGCTGACTACCAAGAAGCTGCACTTCAAAAGTATCGCCAATGAGCTGATCTGGATGTTGAGCGGCAACACCAACATCAAGTGGCTGAATGAGAACGGTGTGCGCATCTGGGACGAGTGGGCCACCGAAGAAGGTGACCTGGGCCCTGTCTATGGCGAGCAGTGGACCGCCTGGCCAACCAAGGACGGCGGCAAGATCAACCAGATCGACTACATGGTCGAGACGTTGAAGACCAACCCCAACAGCCGCCGCATCCTGTTCCACGGCTGGAACGTCGAATACCTGCCGGATGAGACCAAAAGCCCCCAGGACAATGCGCGCAACGGTAAGCAGGCCTTGCCACCGTGCCACCTGCTGTATCAGGCGTTCGTGCATGACGGTCATCTGTCGATGCAGCTGTATATCCGCAGCTCCGACGTGTTTCTCGGCCTGCCGTACAACACCGCTGCACTGGCGCTGCTGACCCACATGCTGGCCCAGCAATGCGACCTGATCCCCCACGAGATCATCGTCACCACTGGTGACACCCACGCCTACAGCAATCACATGGAACAGATCCAGACCCAGCTGGCGCGTACGCCGAAAAAGCTGCCGAGCCTGGTGATCAAGCGCAAACCCGAGTCGATCTACGACTACAGGTTCGAAGATTTCGAAATCGTGGGCTATGACGCCGATCCAAGCATCAAGGCCGACGTGGCCATCTGA
- a CDS encoding LysR family transcriptional regulator, which translates to MLSAELKAFYKVARLGSITQAAKKLGLSQPTVTTQIRHLESQYSVELFYRGGRRLTVSDEGARLLPMVKALLQQEADIEFFLRNSGQVQGALRIAATAPYYILDLVKAFRERLPQVDVSVEIGNSQQVIEALEDYRVDVAASSQRVDDPRLIRRILGTDPLVLAVHRNHPLATLDHVPLTALAGHTLLMREAGSTTRQLTEDMLEDAGVSYGPLLEIGSRESIREAVLRNIGISIIARQEVPHDPQLRVLTIENAPQIPEYLYCLKERKGARLPAAFLGLAQEMSPI; encoded by the coding sequence GTGCTGAGTGCCGAGTTGAAGGCGTTTTATAAGGTCGCACGTCTGGGCAGCATTACCCAGGCGGCGAAAAAACTTGGTTTGAGCCAGCCCACGGTGACGACCCAGATTCGTCATCTGGAGAGTCAGTACTCGGTTGAGTTGTTCTACCGCGGTGGTCGTCGGCTCACCGTCAGTGACGAAGGCGCGCGGCTGTTGCCGATGGTCAAGGCGCTGTTGCAGCAGGAAGCGGATATCGAGTTTTTCCTGCGCAACAGTGGCCAGGTCCAGGGCGCACTGCGCATCGCTGCGACGGCGCCGTACTACATCCTCGATCTGGTCAAGGCGTTTCGCGAGCGTCTGCCGCAGGTGGACGTATCGGTAGAGATCGGCAATTCGCAGCAGGTCATCGAGGCCCTGGAAGACTACCGCGTGGACGTCGCGGCCTCGTCACAGCGGGTGGATGACCCGCGCTTGATTCGCCGCATATTGGGCACCGACCCGCTGGTGCTCGCGGTGCATCGCAATCATCCGCTGGCGACGCTCGACCATGTGCCCTTGACGGCATTGGCCGGGCATACATTGCTGATGCGTGAAGCCGGTTCCACCACCCGCCAACTTACCGAGGACATGCTGGAGGACGCCGGCGTGAGCTACGGACCGCTGCTGGAGATCGGCAGCCGCGAGTCAATCCGCGAAGCGGTGTTGCGCAACATCGGCATCAGCATCATTGCCCGCCAGGAAGTGCCCCATGACCCACAGCTGCGGGTGCTGACCATTGAGAATGCACCCCAGATCCCCGAGTACTTGTACTGCCTCAAAGAGCGAAAAGGCGCGCGGTTACCGGCGGCCTTTCTGGGGTTAGCGCAGGAAATGTCACCGATCTGA
- a CDS encoding RNA pyrophosphohydrolase — MIDPDGFRPNVGIILTNDAGQVLWARRINQDAWQFPQGGINPDETPEDALYRELNEEVGLEREDVQILACTRGWLRYRLPQRLVRTHSQPLCIGQKQKWFLLRLISNEQRVRMDLTGKPEFDGWRWVSYWYPLGQVVTFKREVYRRALKELAPRLLARD, encoded by the coding sequence GTGATCGACCCCGATGGTTTCCGTCCTAATGTTGGGATTATTCTTACGAATGATGCCGGACAGGTGCTATGGGCTCGCCGTATCAACCAAGATGCCTGGCAGTTTCCTCAAGGCGGGATCAACCCCGATGAAACCCCTGAAGACGCCCTGTACCGTGAGTTGAACGAAGAAGTGGGCCTTGAGCGCGAAGATGTGCAGATTCTCGCCTGTACCCGTGGCTGGTTGCGTTATCGTTTGCCGCAACGCCTGGTACGTACCCACAGCCAACCGCTGTGCATCGGCCAGAAGCAGAAATGGTTTCTCCTGCGCCTGATCTCGAACGAGCAGCGGGTGCGGATGGATTTGACCGGTAAACCGGAGTTCGATGGCTGGCGCTGGGTCAGTTATTGGTATCCGTTGGGCCAGGTGGTGACATTCAAGCGCGAGGTTTATCGTCGCGCTCTCAAAGAACTTGCCCCGCGCCTCTTAGCGCGCGACTGA
- a CDS encoding HAD family hydrolase, translating to MRLALFDLDNTLLGGDSDHAWGDYLCERGILDAVAYKSRNDEFYQDYLAGKLDNAAYLNFCLEILGRTEMAQLDEWHRDYMRDCIEPIMLPLAADLLAKHRAAGDKLVIITATNRFVTAPIAARLGVETLIATECEMVDGRYTGRSTDIPCFREGKVTRLNRWLAETGYSLEDSYFYSDSMNDLPLLEQVTHPVAVDPDPNLRAEAEQRGWPVITLRG from the coding sequence ATGCGCCTGGCTTTATTCGACTTGGACAACACGCTTTTGGGCGGCGACAGTGACCACGCCTGGGGTGATTACCTGTGCGAGCGCGGCATTCTGGATGCCGTCGCCTACAAATCCCGCAACGACGAGTTCTACCAGGACTACCTGGCCGGCAAGTTGGACAACGCCGCTTACCTGAACTTTTGCCTGGAAATCCTCGGTCGTACAGAGATGGCCCAGCTGGACGAATGGCACCGCGACTACATGCGTGACTGCATCGAGCCGATCATGCTGCCGCTGGCAGCCGACCTGTTGGCCAAACACCGGGCGGCTGGCGACAAGCTGGTGATCATCACCGCCACCAACCGGTTTGTCACCGCGCCGATTGCCGCACGTTTAGGGGTTGAAACCCTGATTGCGACCGAATGCGAGATGGTCGATGGCCGTTATACCGGGCGCAGCACTGATATTCCGTGCTTTCGCGAAGGCAAGGTGACGCGCTTGAATCGGTGGTTGGCGGAAACGGGATATAGCCTGGAAGACAGCTATTTCTACAGTGACTCGATGAATGACTTGCCGTTGCTGGAGCAGGTGACACATCCAGTGGCGGTGGATCCGGATCCGAATTTGCGGGCCGAGGCCGAGCAGCGTGGGTGGCCGGTCATCACCCTGCGCGGTTGA
- a CDS encoding NRDE family protein, giving the protein MCLIVFAWRPDHTQPLIVAANRDEFYARPSLSLAQWLDAPQVYAGRDQEAGGTWLGVGADGRFAALTNIRDPHQPPARKSRGELVARFLSGSQPIDQYLADVHGRAIEYAGFNLLLGTRQELWHYNANDTAPTRLSPGIYGLSNAQLDTPWPKLLKAKAALAEVLDDPHPDALLAILGDAQPAAFTELPDTGVGLATESLLSSVFIASPSYGTRASTALIVHADGTRHMVERSFGPHGGRLGEVELNF; this is encoded by the coding sequence ATGTGCCTGATTGTTTTTGCCTGGCGGCCGGATCATACCCAGCCGCTGATCGTCGCGGCCAACCGCGATGAGTTCTACGCCCGCCCCAGCTTGTCATTGGCCCAATGGCTTGATGCACCGCAGGTGTATGCCGGACGCGACCAGGAAGCGGGCGGCACTTGGTTGGGAGTCGGTGCCGACGGCCGGTTTGCGGCATTGACCAATATTCGCGATCCTCACCAGCCCCCCGCACGCAAATCCCGGGGTGAGCTGGTGGCGCGCTTTCTCAGCGGTTCTCAGCCGATTGATCAATATTTAGCCGACGTTCACGGCAGAGCCATCGAGTATGCCGGGTTCAATCTTTTGCTCGGTACGCGACAAGAGTTGTGGCATTACAACGCCAACGACACCGCCCCTACGCGGCTGAGTCCGGGTATCTACGGGCTATCGAATGCCCAGCTTGATACGCCGTGGCCAAAGTTGCTCAAGGCCAAGGCGGCGTTGGCCGAGGTGCTCGACGATCCGCATCCCGATGCCCTGCTGGCCATTCTGGGTGATGCGCAACCCGCTGCGTTCACCGAGTTACCGGATACCGGCGTGGGGCTGGCGACGGAGAGTCTGCTATCAAGCGTGTTCATCGCCAGCCCGAGTTACGGGACACGGGCGAGTACGGCGCTGATTGTGCACGCCGATGGGACACGGCATATGGTCGAGCGCAGTTTTGGGCCGCATGGCGGGCGACTGGGCGAAGTAGAACTCAATTTTTAG
- the ptsP gene encoding phosphoenolpyruvate--protein phosphotransferase, which translates to MLNTLRKIVQEVNSAKDLKAALGIIVLRVKEAMGSQVCSVYLLDPETNRFVLMATEGLNKRSIGKVSMAPNEGLVGLVGTREEPLNLENAAGHPRYRYFAETGEERYASFLGAPIIHHRRVVGVLVIQQKERRQFDEGEEAFLVTMSAQLAGVIAHAEATGSIRGLGRQGKGIQEAKFVGVPGSPGAAVGTAVVMLPPADLDVVPDKTVTDIEAEIQLFKTALEGVRADMRNLSTKLATQLRPEERALFDVYQMMLDDASLGNEVKTVIKTGQWAQGALRQVVTDHVNRFELMDDAYLRERASDVRDLGRRLLAYLQEDRTTNLVYPDNTILISEELTATMLGEVPEGKLVGLVSVLGSGNSHVAILARAMGIPTVMGLVDLPYSKVDGIDMIVDGYHGEVYTNPSDVLRKQYAEVVEEERQLSQGLDALRELPCVTLDGHRVPLLVNTGLLADVARAQQRGAEGVGLYRTEVPFMINQRFPSEKEQLAIYREQLSAFHPLPVTMRSLDIGGDKSLSYFPIKEDNPFLGWRGIRVTLDHPEIFLVQTRAMLKASEGLNNLRILLPMISGTHELEEALHLIHRAWGEVRDEGADVPMPPIGVMIEIPAAVYQAKELARQVDFLSVGSNDLTQYLLAVDRNNPRVADLYDYLHPAVLQALQHVVRDAHAEGKPVSICGEMAGDPAAAVLLMAMGFDSLSMNATNLPKVKWMLRQINLSKAKDMLAELMTIDNPQVIHSSLQLALKNLGLARMINPASAKNL; encoded by the coding sequence ATGCTCAATACGCTGCGCAAGATCGTCCAGGAAGTTAACTCCGCCAAGGATCTCAAGGCGGCGTTGGGGATTATTGTGTTGCGCGTCAAGGAAGCCATGGGCAGCCAGGTCTGCTCGGTTTACCTGCTGGACCCCGAGACCAACCGTTTTGTGCTGATGGCGACGGAGGGCTTGAACAAGCGCTCCATCGGCAAGGTCAGCATGGCGCCCAATGAAGGTCTGGTGGGCCTGGTCGGGACGCGTGAAGAACCTCTGAACCTCGAAAACGCCGCGGGTCACCCGCGTTATCGCTACTTTGCCGAAACCGGTGAAGAGCGTTACGCCTCCTTCCTCGGCGCCCCGATCATTCACCACCGCCGCGTCGTCGGCGTGTTGGTCATCCAGCAGAAAGAGCGTCGCCAGTTCGACGAGGGTGAAGAAGCCTTCCTTGTCACCATGAGCGCGCAACTGGCCGGGGTTATCGCCCACGCCGAGGCCACCGGTTCGATTCGCGGCCTGGGACGCCAGGGCAAGGGCATCCAGGAAGCCAAGTTTGTCGGTGTGCCCGGCTCGCCCGGCGCGGCGGTCGGCACCGCGGTGGTCATGCTGCCGCCGGCCGACCTGGATGTGGTGCCGGACAAGACCGTCACTGACATCGAAGCCGAAATCCAGCTGTTCAAGACCGCCCTGGAAGGCGTGCGCGCCGATATGCGCAACCTGTCGACCAAATTGGCCACCCAACTGCGCCCCGAAGAGCGGGCGCTGTTCGACGTGTACCAGATGATGCTCGACGACGCGTCCCTGGGGAACGAAGTCAAGACCGTGATCAAGACCGGCCAGTGGGCCCAGGGCGCACTGCGCCAGGTGGTCACCGATCACGTCAACCGTTTCGAGTTGATGGACGACGCCTACCTGCGTGAACGTGCCTCGGATGTGCGCGACCTCGGCCGCCGTCTCCTGGCTTACCTGCAGGAAGACCGCACCACCAACCTGGTCTACCCCGACAACACCATTCTGATCAGTGAAGAACTCACCGCGACCATGCTTGGTGAAGTGCCGGAAGGCAAACTGGTGGGACTGGTTTCAGTATTGGGTTCGGGTAACTCCCACGTGGCCATCTTGGCCCGAGCCATGGGCATCCCGACCGTGATGGGGCTGGTGGACCTGCCGTATTCCAAGGTCGATGGCATCGACATGATCGTCGATGGCTACCACGGCGAGGTCTATACCAACCCCAGCGACGTGTTGCGTAAGCAGTACGCCGAGGTTGTCGAGGAGGAGCGCCAGCTGTCCCAGGGCCTCGATGCCCTGCGTGAATTGCCGTGCGTGACCCTCGATGGCCACCGCGTACCGCTGCTGGTCAATACGGGCCTGCTGGCGGACGTGGCGCGGGCGCAACAGCGTGGCGCCGAAGGGGTGGGGCTGTACCGCACCGAAGTGCCGTTCATGATCAATCAGCGTTTCCCGAGCGAGAAGGAGCAGCTGGCGATTTATCGCGAGCAACTGTCTGCCTTCCATCCGCTACCGGTGACGATGCGCAGCCTGGACATCGGCGGCGACAAGTCACTGTCTTATTTTCCGATCAAGGAAGACAATCCCTTCCTTGGCTGGCGCGGCATTCGTGTAACCCTCGATCACCCTGAAATCTTCCTCGTCCAGACCCGCGCGATGCTCAAGGCCAGCGAAGGCCTGAACAACCTGCGCATCCTGCTGCCGATGATCTCCGGCACCCACGAGCTGGAAGAAGCCCTGCACCTGATCCACCGCGCCTGGGGCGAAGTGCGCGACGAAGGCGCCGATGTGCCGATGCCGCCGATTGGCGTGATGATCGAAATTCCGGCGGCGGTGTACCAGGCCAAGGAGCTGGCGCGGCAGGTGGATTTCCTCTCGGTGGGCTCCAACGACCTGACCCAATATCTGTTGGCCGTGGATCGCAACAACCCACGGGTCGCGGACCTTTATGACTATCTGCATCCGGCCGTGCTGCAAGCCTTGCAACATGTGGTGCGTGACGCCCATGCCGAAGGCAAGCCGGTGAGTATCTGCGGTGAAATGGCCGGTGATCCCGCAGCGGCGGTGCTGTTGATGGCAATGGGCTTCGACAGCCTCTCGATGAACGCCACCAACTTGCCGAAAGTGAAATGGATGCTGCGTCAGATCAACCTCAGCAAGGCCAAGGACATGCTGGCCGAGCTGATGACCATCGACAACCCGCAAGTTATCCACAGCTCGCTGCAACTGGCCCTGAAAAACCTCGGGTTGGCGCGGATGATCAATCCGGCTTCTGCAAAAAACCTCTGA
- a CDS encoding heavy metal translocating P-type ATPase, protein MSDSIHTRHPHDHHDHDHDHDHDHDHGAKLASAPSHDQASHGGSCCSSAAAPALVKLSEATTAGSRLSSFRIEAMDCPTEQTLIQNKLGKLVGVQQLEFNLINRVLGVTHDLPDTAPIIAAIKALGMQAEPIEDGVAAAAPPAKKHGWLLALSGVCALAAEVIHFTQAAPTWVVALVALVSILSGGLSTYKKGWIALKNLNLNINALMSIAVTGAILIGQWPEAAMVMFLFTVAELIEAKSLDRARNAISGLMQMAPEQVTVRQADGSWVEQEAKFIELGAIVRVRPGERIGLDGEVSAGQSTIDQAPITGESLPIEKTVGDKVFAGTINQAGSLEYRVTAVANNSTLARIIHAVEQAQGARAPTQRFVDSFSKIYTPAVFLFALGVALIPPLFMGAAWFDWIYRALVLLVVACPCALVISTPVTIVSGLAAAARKGILIKGGVYLEGGYKLDYLALDKTGTITHGKPVQTDFLALQPTVEATAPALAASLAGRSDHPVSLAIANAAVDKQLTVFAVDNFEALAGRGVRGEINGEVYYLGNHRLVEELGLCSPALEEKLFALEKQGKSVVLLLDKSGPLALFAVADTVKDSSREAIQQLHELGIKTLMLTGDNTHTAQAIAAQVGIDQAQGDLLPVDKLHAIEALYGKDHRVGMVGDGINDAPALARAEIGFAMAAAGTDTAIETADVALMDDDLRKIPAFIRLSRQTSSILKQNIALALVIKAIFLVFTFLGMATMWMAVFADMGVSLLVVFNGLRLLRK, encoded by the coding sequence ATGAGCGACTCCATCCATACCCGGCACCCCCATGATCATCACGATCACGATCACGATCACGATCACGATCACGATCACGGCGCGAAGCTGGCTTCAGCGCCAAGTCACGATCAGGCGAGCCATGGCGGCTCTTGCTGTTCCAGCGCCGCCGCGCCCGCGCTGGTGAAGCTGAGCGAGGCGACCACCGCCGGCTCGCGCCTGAGCAGCTTCCGTATCGAAGCCATGGATTGCCCTACCGAGCAGACGCTGATCCAGAACAAACTGGGCAAGCTGGTCGGTGTGCAGCAACTGGAATTCAACCTGATCAACCGTGTTCTTGGGGTCACCCACGACCTGCCGGACACCGCGCCGATCATTGCCGCCATCAAAGCCCTGGGGATGCAGGCCGAGCCGATCGAAGACGGCGTCGCGGCCGCCGCGCCGCCCGCGAAGAAACACGGGTGGCTGCTGGCGTTGTCCGGTGTCTGCGCGTTGGCGGCCGAGGTGATCCACTTCACCCAAGCGGCACCGACCTGGGTGGTGGCATTGGTGGCGCTGGTGTCGATCCTCAGCGGTGGCCTCAGCACTTACAAAAAGGGCTGGATCGCCCTGAAGAACCTCAACCTCAACATCAATGCCCTGATGAGTATCGCCGTGACCGGCGCCATCCTGATCGGCCAGTGGCCGGAAGCGGCAATGGTGATGTTCCTGTTCACCGTGGCCGAGTTGATCGAGGCCAAGTCCCTGGACCGTGCCCGCAATGCCATCAGTGGCTTGATGCAAATGGCCCCGGAACAGGTCACGGTACGTCAGGCAGACGGCAGTTGGGTCGAACAGGAGGCCAAATTCATCGAGTTGGGTGCTATTGTGCGGGTTCGTCCCGGTGAGCGTATCGGCCTGGACGGTGAGGTCAGTGCCGGGCAATCGACCATCGACCAAGCCCCGATCACCGGTGAAAGCCTGCCGATTGAAAAAACCGTGGGCGACAAAGTCTTCGCCGGCACCATCAATCAGGCAGGTTCCCTGGAGTACCGCGTTACCGCCGTCGCCAATAACTCGACCCTGGCACGCATCATCCATGCGGTGGAGCAGGCCCAGGGCGCACGGGCGCCGACCCAGCGCTTCGTCGACAGTTTCTCGAAAATCTACACTCCAGCGGTGTTTCTGTTTGCCTTGGGCGTAGCGTTGATCCCGCCTTTGTTCATGGGCGCCGCCTGGTTTGACTGGATCTACCGTGCGCTGGTGCTGCTGGTGGTCGCGTGTCCGTGTGCGCTGGTGATCTCTACACCGGTGACCATTGTCAGTGGCCTGGCCGCTGCCGCGCGCAAGGGCATCCTGATCAAGGGCGGCGTGTACTTGGAGGGGGGTTACAAGCTGGATTACCTGGCCCTCGACAAGACCGGCACCATCACCCACGGCAAGCCGGTGCAAACCGATTTCCTGGCATTGCAGCCCACTGTCGAAGCCACGGCCCCGGCGTTGGCCGCCAGTCTGGCCGGGCGTTCCGATCATCCGGTGTCGTTGGCTATCGCCAATGCGGCTGTGGATAAACAACTGACGGTGTTCGCTGTGGATAACTTCGAGGCCCTGGCCGGGCGTGGAGTGCGCGGCGAGATCAATGGCGAGGTTTATTACCTGGGCAACCACCGCCTGGTTGAAGAGCTGGGCCTGTGTTCGCCGGCCCTCGAAGAAAAACTCTTCGCCCTGGAAAAACAAGGCAAATCCGTGGTGCTGCTGTTGGACAAGTCCGGCCCGCTGGCGCTGTTTGCCGTGGCTGACACGGTCAAGGACAGCAGCCGCGAAGCCATTCAGCAACTGCATGAATTGGGCATCAAGACCCTGATGCTCACCGGCGACAATACCCACACCGCCCAGGCGATTGCCGCCCAGGTGGGCATCGACCAGGCCCAGGGCGATCTGCTGCCCGTGGATAAGCTGCACGCCATCGAAGCCTTGTATGGCAAAGACCATCGCGTCGGCATGGTCGGTGATGGCATCAACGACGCTCCCGCCCTGGCGCGCGCCGAGATCGGATTTGCCATGGCCGCCGCCGGGACGGACACCGCCATCGAAACCGCCGACGTGGCGCTGATGGACGATGATTTGCGCAAGATTCCGGCATTTATACGGCTCTCGCGACAAACGTCGAGTATCCTCAAGCAAAACATCGCGCTGGCGCTGGTGATCAAGGCGATCTTCCTCGTGTTCACCTTTCTGGGTATGGCCACCATGTGGATGGCGGTGTTTGCCGACATGGGCGTGAGCCTGCTGGTGGTGTTCAACGGACTGCGCCTGTTGCGCAAATAG
- the cadR gene encoding Cd(II)/Pb(II)-responsive transcriptional regulator: MKIGELAKLTDCPVETIRYYEKEGLLPPPARSEGNYRLYTQAHAERLTFIRNCRSLDMTLEEIRSLLGLRDSPQDQCESVNALIDEHIQHVKARIDGLLVLQEQLLDLRQRCGEGPDVDQCGILQRLEVSGSVPTSDAEHSHVGRSHGH, encoded by the coding sequence ATGAAGATCGGTGAATTGGCCAAACTGACCGACTGCCCAGTGGAAACCATCCGTTATTACGAGAAAGAAGGCCTGCTGCCACCGCCAGCCCGCAGCGAGGGTAACTACCGCCTGTACACCCAGGCCCATGCCGAACGGCTGACCTTTATCCGCAACTGCCGCAGCCTGGACATGACCCTGGAGGAAATCCGTAGCCTGCTGGGCCTGCGCGACAGCCCGCAGGATCAGTGTGAAAGCGTGAATGCGCTGATCGACGAGCATATCCAGCACGTCAAAGCGCGAATTGATGGTTTGTTGGTATTGCAGGAACAACTGCTCGACCTGCGCCAGCGTTGTGGCGAAGGACCGGATGTTGATCAATGCGGGATTCTGCAGCGCCTGGAAGTCAGCGGGAGTGTGCCGACGAGTGACGCCGAACATTCCCATGTGGGCCGCAGCCACGGCCACTGA